The DNA region ACCGCACCGGCGACCTGGTCCGCCGCCGCGACGGTGTGCACCATTTCGTCGGCCGCGCCGACGACCAGGTGAAGGTGCGGGGTTTCCGGATCGAACCGGGGCAGGTCCAGGCGGCGCTCCTCACCCATCCGGCCGTCGGCAACGCCTTGGTGCTCGCGCCCGCCGACGAACACGGGGAGCGCAGGCTCGTCGGGTTCGCCGAACCGGCCGGTGACGGGGTGTCCGAGCCGGAGCTGGTGCGGTGGCTGCGGTCGCGGCTGCCCGCGCACCTGGTGCCGTCGCGGATCGCCGTGCTCGACGCGATCCCGCTCGGCACGACCGGGAAGGCGGACCGGGCCGCGCTGGCGGCGTGGGTGTTCGACCGCGAGGACACGGAGTACGCCGCCCCGCGCACCGAGGCCGAACGGCTGGTCGCCGAGGCGGTCGCGGCCGCGTTCGGGCTGCCGGGGATCGGGGTGCACGACCGGTTTTCCGAATCGGGCGGGCATTCCCTGGCCGCGGCGCGTGCGCTCGCGCGGCTGCGGGAGAGCGCCGGACGCGTGGTGACGCTGGCGGAGTTCCTCTCCGACGGCACGGTGGCCGCGGTCGCGCGGCGGCTCGCGGACGCCCCGGTCGCGGCGCCGCCGGTGACGCTGGCGGAGAACCCGGACCGTGGGACCTGCCCGTTGACCGGCACGCAACGGGATCTGTGGACCCTCGCCCAGCTCGGCTCGACCGGCACCGCGACGACCGTCGCCTGGCGGCTGCGGCTGCGCGGCCGGGTGTCGGTGCCCGCGCTGCGCGCCGCCGCGGACGGGATCGTGGCACGGCACGAGGTGCTGCGCGGCACGATCGGCGACCACGACGGCGAACCGGTGATGGTGGTCGGCCCGCCCGCGCCGGTTCCGCTGGACGTGCACGACCTGCGCGGGCTCGCCGACGCGGACCGGCGGGCCGGGGAACTGGCCGCGGCCGCCGCCCGGCACGCGTTCGACCTCACCAAGGACACGCCGCTCCTGCGACTGACGCTGCTCCGCCTGGCCGACGAGGTGGCCGATCTGGTCGTCGTGTCCGACCACGTCGCCACGGACGGCGCGTCCATCGGCGTGCTCATGGCGGAACTGGCCGGTGCGCCCGCGGCTTCCTTCGCACAGGTCGGCGCGGTGGCGTCGCGGGAACGCGCGCTCGCGGAGGCGCCCGGTGAACGAGACCGGCTCGTGGCGTACTGGTCGCGAGAGCTGGCCGGAGCGACCCCGCCGGACGCCCTGTTCGACCGCGCCGCGCACGGTCGGCGGCGGTTCGGCGGGGAACGGATCGGCATGCCGGTACCGGAGTCGCTGGGGTCGGCCGTGCGTGCGCTGGCCGAATCGACCGGGGTGACACCGTTCGCGGTGTACCTGTCGGCGGTCGGGGTACTGGTCGGCGAGCTGGCGCGGAGCCGGGACGTACTGCTGGGGATGGCGGCCGCGCACCGGGACCGGCCCGAGCTCGAACACACCGTCGGGCCGCTGGTCGACGTCCTGCCCGTGCGGTTGCGGCTCGGCGCGGACACGTCGTTCCGGGATCTGCTGCGCGCGGCCATGACCACGGCGGCGCACGCCATCGACCATCGAGGCCTGCCCAGCGGCGAACTCGCCGGGCTGTGGGGCGGCGACCGGCCCGCCGGGGTACCGCTCACCCCCGTGTCGATCGCCGTGCAACCCGACGGTCTCCCGCTGTCGGCCCACGGCCCGGACACACGGCTGGACCTGCTCGGCGAGCTGCCGACCGGCGGCAGCCACAATCCGCTGACGGTGTTCGTGAACACCCATGTCGGCGGCGCCGAGCTGATCGTCGAGCACGACCCGGCGTGGCTCGGCCCCGGCCGCGCCCGCTGGTTCGCCCGTTCCCTGCTGCGTCTTCTGCGCTCCGCGGTGTCCACACCGGACACCGCGCTGTCCGCACTGGTACCGGCGGCGGACGGGGAACTCGCCGAGCTGACGCGGTGGGGAACCGGCCCCGCGTTGCCCGCCGACGACGCGACCGGCGTGCCGGACGCGGTGTGGCGCGCGGCGTCGCGGACACCGGACGCGGTCGCGGTGTCCGCGGAGGGCGGGCAGCTGACGTACGCGGATCTGGTGGCCCACGCCGACCGGATCGCGCGCGTGCTCGCCGCGTCCGGCGTCGCGGCCGGGGACACGGTCGGGGTGTGCCTGCCGCGCGACGAGTTCCTGCCCGCCGCGCTGCTCGCCGTGTGGCGGGCGGGTGCGGGGTATCTGCCGCTCGACATCGGGCAACCCGTCGCCAGGCTGGCCCAGCTCGCGGGCGAGGCCGGTCTGCGCGTCGTGCTCACCCGGGGCGGCGCCCAGCCGATGGCGTCGGAGGTCGCCGAGGGCGTCCCGGGCCTCCGTGTGGTCGATGCCGACCGGACCGACGGAGCGCCCTTCGAGCCGGTGCCGCCGGACGGCGACGCGCTCGCCTACGTGCTGTACACATCGGGGTCGACCGGGCGGCCCAAGGGCGTCGAGATCAGCCACGCCAACCTGCACGCGTTCGTCCGCTCCCGGAGTCTTCGCCCCGGTATGACGCGGGACGACGCGATGCTCGCGGTCGCGCCGCTCGCCTTCGACGTGTCCGCCGAGGAACTGTGGTGGCCACTGACCACCGGCGCGCGCTGCGTCGTGGCCGACCGCGACACCGCCGTCGACGGTCACCGGCTCGCGCGACGGATCGCCGAGAGCGGTGTCACGGTCGCCGACCTGACCCCCACGAGCCTGCGGATGCTGCTCGCCGCGGGCTGGGCGGGCGACCCGGCGCTGCGGCTGCTGCTCGGCGGCGAGGTGCTCGACCCTGACCTCGCCGCGCGGACCCTGCCGCTGGTCGGCGAGCTGTGGAACGGCTACGGCCCGACGGAGACCACGGTCGCGGCGACCGCGCACCGGGTCACCGGTCACGACCGGGACCGTGTCCCGATCGGTTCGCCGACGCCGGGCGCCCGGCTGTACGTCATGGACGAGGCGGGCGGGCTCGCGCCGCCGGGTGCGATCGGCGAGCTGTGGATCGGTGGCGCCGGTGTGGCGGCCGGCTACCGGTCGCGGCCCGAGCTGACCTCGTCCGCGTTCGTCGCCGACCCGGTGCGGCCAGGCGAACGCTGCTACCGCACCGGTGACCTGGTCCGGTGGCGGCCGGACGCGACGCTGGAGTTCCTCGGGCGCGCCGACGACCAGGTGAAGGTGCGCGGCAACCGGTTCGAACCGGGCGAGATCGAGTCCGTCCTTCGTGGACTGTCCGATGTGGACGACGCGGCGGTGGCGGTGGCCGCGGACGGCGTGGACGCGCACGTGGTCGGCTACCTCACTCCCGCGACCGTCGACGCGGCGGCCGTCGAGCGACGGCTGCGACGGCTCCTGCCCGCCTACATGGTGCCGAGTGCGTGGTGCACCCTGGACGCGCTCCCCTTGCTGCCCAACGGAAAGCTCGACCGACGGGCGCTCCCTCCGGCGCCCGCCGCCCCTTCCGCCACGCCCGCGCCGCTGTCGGAGGCCGAGGCGGTGGTCGCCCGGGTGTGGCGGGAATGTCTCGAACTCGACGTGGAGATCGGCCCGGACAGCGATTTCTTCGCACTCGGCGGCCGGTCGCTGGCGGCGACCAGGGTGGTCGGCCTCCTGCACACCCGGCTGAGACGCCGGATCACCGTCCGCACCCTGTTCGACCACCCGGTGCTCGCCGACTTCACCGCACGGATCGACGGGGAAGCCGCCCGCGCCGTCCGCCCGCTCGTCGCCCGTGCGGACCCGGCCGCTCCCGCGCGACTGTCACCGGCGCAGCGCATGCTGTGGTTCGCCGCGAAACTCGACCCGGGCAGCGCCGCCTACAACTCCCCCACCGTGCTGCGGATCCTGGGCGCGCTGGACGAGGCGCGGCTGTTCCGCGCGATCCGCACGCTCGCGACGCGCCATCACGTGCTGCGCAGCCGGTTCACCGAGATCGACGGTGAGCCGGTCGCGCTCCTCGGGCCGGCCGGCGCCGTTCCGATGTCCACTGTGGACGTTCGAGAGCCGGACCTGGCCGCGGCGGTGACGGCGGAGATCCGGCGCCCGTTCGCGTTGGACGCCGCGCCGCCGCTGCGCGTGGTCCTGTTCCGGCTCGCCCCGGAGCACCACGTACTGGCCCTCACCTGTCACCACATCGCCACCGACGCGACCTCCCAACGGCTCCTGCTGTCCGAAATGGACCGCTGGTACCGCACGGAACCCGGCGAGCCGCCCTCGATCCAGTACGCCGACCACGCCGCGCGGGAACGCGAACAGGACCGGGCCGCGGGGCTCGACTGGTGGGAGCGGCGGCTCACGGATCTGCCCGCGTTGCGGCTGCCCGCCGACCGGCCCCGCCCCGCCATCGCGGACCGGACGGCGGACGAGGTCCCCCTCCGGCTGCCCCCGGCCGTCGCCTGCCGGGTCCGGGCACTGGCGAGCGCGGCCGGGACCACCCCGTTCACGGTCCTGCTCGCGGCGTGGCAACTGTTGCTCGCCCGGCTGGCCGGCGTACGGGACCTCGCCGTAGCCGTGCCGCACAGTGGCCGCCGCACGGCCGAACTGGCCGGAATGGTCGGCTTCTTCGTCGACACCGTGGCCGTCCGCGCCGATCTGGGGCCGGGCGTCCGCACGGGCCGCGACCTCGTGGCCAGGGCCCGCGACGCGGTGCTCGACGCGTTCGCGCACGCCGACGTGCCGTTCGACGAGGTCGTGCGGCGGCTCGCGCCGGAACGCGATCCGGCGAGCACCCCGGTGTGCCAGGTGATGATGAACGTCCTCGACGACCAGGCGACCGCGGCGCTCGGCGACCTGGCCGTGACGGCACTGCCGCAACCGGTCGCCACCGCGTTGTACGACCTGAACCTGGACCTCGCCGAAACCGGTGACGGCTATCCGGGCAGGCTCGTGTTCCGCACCGATCTGTTCGACCGGGACACGATCGAACGCTGGGCCCGCTGGTACGGCGTCCTCGTGGACCGGCTTACCGCCGATCCGGGCGCCGAACTGTCCACACTGGACATCCTGGACGACGGGAACCGTGCCGCACTGGTCGCCTGGGGCACCGGGAAATCGTTGCCCGCCACCAGAACCGTGGTCACCGAGGTGCTCGCGCGACAGTCCGGCGCGGTGGCGACGTCGTCACCCACCGGCCGGCTGTCCTTTGCGGATCTGGCCACCTGGTCGGCGCAGGGCGCCCGCGGCCTGCTCGCCGCGGGTGTCGCCACCGGTGACGTGGTCGGCGTATGCCTGCCCCGCGACGAATACACGCCCGCCGGGCTGCTCGCGGTGTGGCGGGCGGGTGGCGCGTACCTGCCGCTGGACCCAGGCCAGCCCGCGGACCGGATCGCGGCGCTCGCCACCGACGCCGGGATCCGGATCGTCGCCGCCCGCGGCCACGCGCTGGACGTGGCCCGCGCCGCGTTGCCGCACCTGACCGTCGTGGACCTCGACGCCCCCGTCACGGACGCCCGCGCGCTTCGGGAGCCGGACCAGGACGACCTCGCCTACGTCCTCTACACCTCCGGTTCGACCGGCAAGCCGAAGGGAGTCGCGGTCACTCACCGGAACCTCGCCGCGTTGGTGCACGCCTTCCGCGAAGTCACCGGCGTCCGGCCCTCCGACACGTGGCTCGCGGTCGCGCCGCTCGCGTTCGACACGGCCACCGGCGAGATCTGGACGACGCTGACCGCGGGCGCGCACTGCGCGATCGCCGACCGGGACTGTGCCGTCGACGGGCACGCCCTGGTCCGGCGGCTCCTCGCGACCGGCGCGACCCGGTTCAACCCGACACCGACCACCCTGCGGATGCTCATCGCCGCCGGACTGCCCGATCTGCCGGGACTGCACGTGTTCTCCGGCGGCGAAGCCCTCGACGTCGCACTCGCGCGGCAGGTCACCGCCCGGGTCGCGAGCCTGCGCAACTGCTACGGACCCACGGAGACCACCATCACCGCGACGACCCATCTGGTGACCACCGCCGATCTGGCGGCCGACCGGCCGATACCGATCGGCGGACCGATCGGCGGCACCCTGCTCACCGTGGTCGACCCGTTCGGCCAGACCGCTCTTCCCGGCGCCGTCGGCGAGCTGTCCATCGGCGGCGCCGGCGTGACACCCGGCTACCGGGGCCGCCCGGAGCCGACCTCGGCCGCCTTCGGCACCGACCCGTTGCACGGGGCCCGTTCCTACCGCACCGGCGACCTGGTCCGCTGGCGCGGCGACGGCACGCTGGAGTTCCACGGCCGCGCCGACCACCAGGTGAAGATCCGCGGCAACCGGGTGGAACTCGGCGAGGTGGAGCACGTGCTGCGCACGGTCGCCGGGGTGACCGACGCGGTGGTCGTGGTGCGTACCGGGGAAGGCGAACCACATCTCGTCGGCTACCTCACCCCGTCCACTGTGGACACCGCCGCCGTGGCCGCCGTGCTGCGCGGGCGCCTGCCCGACTACGCGGTGCCACACCGCTGGGTGCCGCTCGACGCGTTCCCCGCCACCGCGACCGGCAAGGTGGACCGCGCCGCGCTGCCCGCCCCCTCGGCACCGGCGGGGCCGGACAGCCCGCCCGAAACGGCGGTCGAGGAACTCATCGCGGTGACCTGGGCCGAGGTACTCGGCCGGGAGCGGGTCGGCGCGCTGGACGACTTCTTCGGCCTCGGCGGACATTCGCTCGCCGCGACCAAGGTCGTCGGCCGCCTCGGCGAGGCGCTCGGTTTCCCCGTCCCGGTGCGGTGCCTGTTCGACCGGCCGGTGCTGCGGGAGTTCGCGACGGAACTGGAACGGATCGCGATGACCGCGCTGGCGGACGACACCGCCGACGTCCCGGCGGGGAGCACGGCATGACGGATTCACTGGTCACTCCCGCACAGCGACGCCTGCGCGAGCTGCTCGCCGGACGCGCCGCGGCCGCACTGCGTGGCGGCACCCCCGACGCGGAGCCCGCCATCCCCCGGCTCCCCCGCGACGGGTCACCGGTGCCGCTGTCGTCCGCGCAGGCCAGGCTGTGGTTCCTGGCCCGCTTCGAACCCGGCGGCCACGCCTACAACCTGCCGCTCGTACTCGAACTGACCGGACCGGCCGACGAGACCGCGCTCGTCGCCGCGGTCCATGACGTCGCCGACCGCCACGACGTGCTCCGCGGCGTGTACCGGGAGATCGACGGCGAGCCGATGCGGTGCGCGGGCCCCGGCGTTCCGGTGTCCACTGTGGACGTGACGGCGGCGGAGCTGGACGACGCCGTGGCCGCCGAGGCCATCCGCCCGTTCGCGCTCGGCGACCTGCCGCCGATGCGGGCGGTGCTGTTCCGGGTCACCGCCGACCGGCGGGTGCTGGCGTTGACGTTCCACCACATCGCGATGGACGCCCCGTCGGCCGCGGTCGTGCTCGACGACCTCGCCGCCTGCTACGCGGCCCGGCTCGGCGTCCGCGACGTGCCGCCGCCACCGGCGCTCCAGTACGCGGACCTGGTGGCGTGGAACGGTTCCAGGCCGGACACCGCCGAGGCCGACCTGGACTGGTGGCACGAGCGGCTCGCCGGGCTTCCCCCGGTGCTGGAGCTGCCGACCGACCGGCCCCGTCCGGCCGTGGCCGGGGAGGAGGGCGCCGAGGTCGCCGTCGAGGTGCCCGCCGCGCTCACCGCGCGGCTGCGGGAGATCGGCCGCACCACCGGCGCCACCCCGTTCATGGTGTTCCTGGCGTGCTGGCAGACCTTGCTCGCCAGGCTGGCCGGGACGACCAACGTGCCGGTAGGAGTGCCCGAGTCCGGACGGCGCCACCCGGACGCCGAACGCGTCGTCGGCTGCTTCGTCGACACGCTGGTGCTGCGCACCGACCTGGCCGGGGCGGCCACCGGCCGCGAGCTGCTGGCCGCCGCCCGGGACACGGTGCTCGACGCGTTCGCGCATACGGGCGTGGCGTTCGAGCGGATCGTGGAGCGGGTCGCGCCACGACGCGGGCTCGACGCGTCGCCGATCTTCCAGGTCATGCTCAACGTGCTCGACGAACCGTCGCGGCCACCCGGGCTGCCCGGCCTGACCACACGGGTCACCGAACCGCCGGTGCGCGGCGTCAAGGCCGACCTGAACCTCGCGCTGTCCCGGTCCGGCGACGGCTATTCGGGCGGGCTCGCCTACCGCACCGACCTGTTCGACCGGGGCACCGCGGAACGCATCGCCCGCTGGTTCGTCACGCTCGTCGACGGGATCACCGCGGACCTCGACCGTCCGGTGGCCGAGGTACCCGTCGAGGCCGTCACCGCACCGGTGCTGGCGGGACCGGAACCGGAGCGGACCGGACTTCGCCCGGTGCACAGGCTGATCGAAGACACCGTCGACCGTTGCCCGGACCGGGTCGCCGTGGTCGGCGCGACCGGCGCGCTGACTTACCGGCAGCTCGACGAACGCGCCAACCGGATCGCGCACCGGCTGCGGGCGCTCGGCGTACGTGCCGACGAGCCGGTCGGGCTACTGCTCGAACAGGGCACGGACGTGGCGTGCGCGGTACTGGGCATCATGAAGTCCGGCGGCGCGTACCTGCCGATGGACACCACCTACCCGCGGGCGCGGGTGGCCGCGATCCTCGCCACCGCGGGCGCGCGGATCCTGCTCGCCGAACCCGGACTCGACCTCACCGTTCCCGATGTCACCGTCTTGACCGTCGACGACGCGGTCGCGGGCAGGCCGGGCACCCGGCCGGACGTCCCGGTCGCCGGGCACGCCCTGATCCACGTGATCTTCACGTCCGGTTCGACCGGCGCGCCGAAGGGGGTCGCGGTCGAGCATCGCAACGTCGCGCACTACCTGTCGGGCATGCTGCCCCGGCTCGGCGACGTGGCGGGCGCGTCGTTCGCGGTCGTCTCCACCCCGGCGGCCGACTTCGGCCTCACCTGCGTGTACGGCGCGCTGACCACCGGCGGCACCGTCCACCTGGTCGAGCGGGACACCGCGATGGACCCGGAGTCCTTCGCCGGGTATCTGGCCGGGCATCCGGTCGACGTGCTCAAATGCGTGCCCAGCCACCTGGAACTCCTTGCCCGGCACGGGGATCTCGCCGCCGTGCTGCCGCGGCGGCTGCTGATCCTCGCCGGTGAGGCGTGCCCGTGGTCGCTCGTCGAACGTGTCGAGGCGGCCCGCCCCGGCCTGCGGGTGCAGAGCCACTACGGGCACACCGAGAGCACGATGATCTCGATGACGTGCGACGTGGCGACCGTCCCGCCGCACGAGCGCACCGGGCACGTGCCGCTCGGCACGCCGCTTCCCGGGGTCGTCGGTCATCTCGTCGACGCGCGCGGCGCGGTGGTTCCCGACGGCATGACCGGCGAACTGGTGATCGGCGGGCCGCAGATCACCCGCGGCTATCTGGGCGACGACGCGCAGACCGCGGCCCGGTTCGTATCCGACCCGCTGGGCACCGGCGTGCGCTGCTTCCGCAGCGGCGACCTGCTGCGGGTGCGGGCCGACGGCACCGTGCAGTTCCTCGGCCGTGCCGACGACCAGGTGAAGGTGCGCGGCCACCGGGTGGAACTGGGCGAGGTCACCGCCGCCCTCCGCGACGTCGACGGGGTGGCCGAGGCCGTGGTCCTGCCGGTCGGCACCGGCCTGGACCGCAGGCTCGCCGCTTGGCTGGTCGGCCCGGGGCTCGATGTGGCGACCGTGCGCCGGACGCTGCGAGAGCGCCTGCCCGACTACATGGTGCCCGCCTCGTTGACCGTGCTGGATCGCTTGCCGCTCAACGCGAACGGCAAGATCGACCGGGCCGCCCTGCCCGACGCGGCCGAGCAGGCGCCCGTCGCGCGACGGCCGGTGGCGACCCCGGCCGAACGGCTCGTGGCGCGGATCTGGGGCGACGTGCTCGGGATCGACGGCATTTCCGCGGACGACGACTTCTTCGCCGTGGGCGGTCATTCCTTCGCCGCGGTGCGGGTGGCGGGGCGGCTGGGCGAGGCGCTGCGCCGCGACGTCGCCGTGCGCACGGTGTTCGAGCACCCGGTGCTGGCCGGCCTCGCCGCCGTGCTGGCCGCCGACCCGGGCGGCGTGTCCGGCGGCGCGCCCATCCCCGTGCGGCCGGACCCCGAAGCTCCCGCGCCGCTGTCGTCCGCGCAGGCACGGCTGTGGTTCCTCGAACTGCTCGGGCCGGGGTCGGCCTATCACGCCGATCTCGTGTTGCGGCTGCGTGGACCGCTGGACGCGGCGGCGATGGCGCTCGCGGTGCGGGACGTCGCCGCCCGGCACACCGTCCTGCGCACCGTCATCGAGGAGCGGGACGGCACCCCGGTGGCCGTGCCGGTGCCGGCGGACCGCGTTCCGGTGTCCATAGTGGACATCGCCGCCGACCGGGTGGACGCGGCGTGCCGGGCGGAGCTGGCGCGGCCGTTCGCGCTCGACCGGGAGCCGCCGCTGCGGGCCTCGCTGTTCCGGATCGCCGCCGACGAGCACGTGCTCGCGCTCACCGTGCACCACATCGCGACCGACAACTGGTCGCGCGGCATCATCGGCGCGGACCTCGCCGACGCGTACGCCGCCCGGCTCGCGGGCTCGGCACCGGACGCGACTCTGCCCGTCCAGTACGCGGACTACGCCGCCTGGCTGGCCGCCCGCACGCGCGACGAAGACCTGGACTGGTGGTGCGACCGCCTTTCCGGGCTGCCGCCGCTGCTCACGTTGCCGACCGACCGGCCCCGTCCGGCGGTGGCCGGATGGACCGGCGGGCACGTCCGGTTCGCGCTCCCCGCCGCGCTCACCGCACGCGTGCGGCGGGTCGCGGCCGAGACCGGCGTGACGCCGTTCATGGTGTTGCTGGCCTGCTGGCAGGAACTGCTCGGCCGCCGCGCCGGGACCGACGACGTCGCGGTCGGCGTACCGGAGTCCGGGCGGCATCACCCGGACGCCGAGTCGACGGTGGGCTGTTTCGTGAACACGCTCGTGCTGCGCACGGATCTCGGCGGCGACCCGACCGTGCGGGAGTTGCTCGGCCGGTCCCGCGAAACCGTGCTCGGCGCGTTCACGCACGCCGAAACCCCCCTCGAACGGATCATCGAACGGCTGCGGCCGGAGCGATCGGTGGCCGCGACGCCGATCTTCCAGGTATTGCTGAACGTCCTCGACCAGCCTGCGACGCCGCCCGCCATCCCGGGGGTCGAAGTGACCGCCGTCCGCGACGCGGGCGAGCAGGTGAAGTTCGACCTCAGCATGGTGCTGGTCAACGACGGCGACACCTATCTCGGCGGCCTCGCCTACCGGGCCGACCTGTTCGACGACGGCACCGCCGAAGGGATCGTCGCCGATTTCCAGGCACTGCTGGCCGGTCTGCTGTCCGATGTGGACAGACCGGTCGCCGCGGTCGGCCCGGCCCGCGCCGGGGCCGGGGCCGCTGGCCCGGTCGCCGAGCCCGTTCCCGTGCCGGTGAGCGGCTCGCGTGCGCCGGAAACGCCGTCCGAGCACCGCGTCGCACAGGTGTGGGCACAGGTGCTCGGCGTATCCGAGGTCCGCGCGGACGACGACTTCTTCGCTCTCGGCGGCCATTCGTTCACCGCGGTCCGCGCGGTCCGGCTGATCGACGAGCGGCTCAGGGTCATCGACCTGTTCCTGCACCCGACCGTCCGCGAACTGGCCGCCCATCTCGACGCCGGACGGGACACCGACGACGGCCGCCTGCTGCACCGGCTCTCCCCCGCCCGCGCGGGCACGCCGGACGTGACGCTCGTCTGCGTGCCCTACGGCGGCGGCTCGGCCGCGGTGTTCCAGCCCTTGGCCACCGAACTCGCCGCCGCCGCACCGGGCATCGACCTGCTCGCCGTCGAACTGCCCGGCCACGACGTGGCCCGGCCCGACGAGGCGTTCCGCACCGTCGACGAGGTCGTGGATCTGCTGGCCGGCGAGATCGGCCGGACCGTTACCGGCCCGGTCGCGGTGTACGGGCACTGCGTCGGCTCGGCGGTGGCCACCGCGCTCGCCGCCCGGCTCGAGGCCGGCGGCCGCGCCGTCGCCGGGGTGGTCGTGGCGGGCAGCTTCCCCTCCGCACGCCTGCCGGGGAAGCTTTCGGCCTGGCTTCAGCGCCGGTTCCCGCGCGAACGCTGGGTGGCGGACCGGCTCTACCGGGACACCCTGCGGGCCACCGGCGGACTGCTGGACGACATGGACGAAGCCGCGAGCGCGGCGATGCTGCACGCCCTGCGACACGACGCCGGACAGGCGCAGGCGTGGTTCGGCCGCGCGCTCGACCCGGACGCGGGGCACGGGCCCCGGCTGAAGGCGCCGGTGCTGTGCGTGGCCGGGTCGAGCGACCCGGCGACCGAGCTGTACCAGGAGCGGTACCGGGAGTGGGGCGCGTTCGCCGACCGCGTCGAACTGGCCGTGCTGCCCAAGGCCGGGCACTACTTCCTGCGCCATCAGGCCGCCGAGGTCGCGGCGCTGCTGCGGGACCGGCTGTCGGGCTGGGCCGCCGGTGACCTGCCGCCGGAAGTCGACGACGTCCCGGTCGCCGCGGCCGCGACCCGGCGCGGGCTGCGCGCGTTCTACACCGTGGCGGGTGGCCAAGCCGTGTCGATGATCGGCAACGAACTGAGC from Amycolatopsis sp. EV170708-02-1 includes:
- a CDS encoding non-ribosomal peptide synthetase/MFS transporter, which encodes MTDSLVTPAQRRLRELLAGRAAAALRGGTPDAEPAIPRLPRDGSPVPLSSAQARLWFLARFEPGGHAYNLPLVLELTGPADETALVAAVHDVADRHDVLRGVYREIDGEPMRCAGPGVPVSTVDVTAAELDDAVAAEAIRPFALGDLPPMRAVLFRVTADRRVLALTFHHIAMDAPSAAVVLDDLAACYAARLGVRDVPPPPALQYADLVAWNGSRPDTAEADLDWWHERLAGLPPVLELPTDRPRPAVAGEEGAEVAVEVPAALTARLREIGRTTGATPFMVFLACWQTLLARLAGTTNVPVGVPESGRRHPDAERVVGCFVDTLVLRTDLAGAATGRELLAAARDTVLDAFAHTGVAFERIVERVAPRRGLDASPIFQVMLNVLDEPSRPPGLPGLTTRVTEPPVRGVKADLNLALSRSGDGYSGGLAYRTDLFDRGTAERIARWFVTLVDGITADLDRPVAEVPVEAVTAPVLAGPEPERTGLRPVHRLIEDTVDRCPDRVAVVGATGALTYRQLDERANRIAHRLRALGVRADEPVGLLLEQGTDVACAVLGIMKSGGAYLPMDTTYPRARVAAILATAGARILLAEPGLDLTVPDVTVLTVDDAVAGRPGTRPDVPVAGHALIHVIFTSGSTGAPKGVAVEHRNVAHYLSGMLPRLGDVAGASFAVVSTPAADFGLTCVYGALTTGGTVHLVERDTAMDPESFAGYLAGHPVDVLKCVPSHLELLARHGDLAAVLPRRLLILAGEACPWSLVERVEAARPGLRVQSHYGHTESTMISMTCDVATVPPHERTGHVPLGTPLPGVVGHLVDARGAVVPDGMTGELVIGGPQITRGYLGDDAQTAARFVSDPLGTGVRCFRSGDLLRVRADGTVQFLGRADDQVKVRGHRVELGEVTAALRDVDGVAEAVVLPVGTGLDRRLAAWLVGPGLDVATVRRTLRERLPDYMVPASLTVLDRLPLNANGKIDRAALPDAAEQAPVARRPVATPAERLVARIWGDVLGIDGISADDDFFAVGGHSFAAVRVAGRLGEALRRDVAVRTVFEHPVLAGLAAVLAADPGGVSGGAPIPVRPDPEAPAPLSSAQARLWFLELLGPGSAYHADLVLRLRGPLDAAAMALAVRDVAARHTVLRTVIEERDGTPVAVPVPADRVPVSIVDIAADRVDAACRAELARPFALDREPPLRASLFRIAADEHVLALTVHHIATDNWSRGIIGADLADAYAARLAGSAPDATLPVQYADYAAWLAARTRDEDLDWWCDRLSGLPPLLTLPTDRPRPAVAGWTGGHVRFALPAALTARVRRVAAETGVTPFMVLLACWQELLGRRAGTDDVAVGVPESGRHHPDAESTVGCFVNTLVLRTDLGGDPTVRELLGRSRETVLGAFTHAETPLERIIERLRPERSVAATPIFQVLLNVLDQPATPPAIPGVEVTAVRDAGEQVKFDLSMVLVNDGDTYLGGLAYRADLFDDGTAEGIVADFQALLAGLLSDVDRPVAAVGPARAGAGAAGPVAEPVPVPVSGSRAPETPSEHRVAQVWAQVLGVSEVRADDDFFALGGHSFTAVRAVRLIDERLRVIDLFLHPTVRELAAHLDAGRDTDDGRLLHRLSPARAGTPDVTLVCVPYGGGSAAVFQPLATELAAAAPGIDLLAVELPGHDVARPDEAFRTVDEVVDLLAGEIGRTVTGPVAVYGHCVGSAVATALAARLEAGGRAVAGVVVAGSFPSARLPGKLSAWLQRRFPRERWVADRLYRDTLRATGGLLDDMDEAASAAMLHALRHDAGQAQAWFGRALDPDAGHGPRLKAPVLCVAGSSDPATELYQERYREWGAFADRVELAVLPKAGHYFLRHQAAEVAALLRDRLSGWAAGDLPPEVDDVPVAAAATRRGLRAFYTVAGGQAVSMIGNELSAFALGVWAYQLSGRVLDLALVVLLARVPSMLLTPVGGALADRVDRRRIMLCCDLTSGAAMAVLAVLVALGRLDLTAVCAIVGVMSVASAFHRPAYLAAIAQLVPKPYLPQANALADMGAGLGTVLGPVLGGVLMGLSGLTGVVVADVATFAIGVTTLVLVRFPDRMSFTRVEPFTRAVAGGWKFVLRRKPLLVMIGYFAVVNYFTAVMWVGLTPLVLSIGSTGELGVVSAVGGIGAAVGALVVITWGGTARRATGMIAFVVGSGLGVALMGAWPSVLVVAIGLFVRLACMSIGNAHWLSIIQTKVGQHLQGRVLAINVMLATAMQPLGFLTAGPLAGLLGGFAALMVVSGAVLVVWGLLGLRYRPLHHIEELLPDAAPPAEIDADLDRVQALADRELAR